One genomic segment of Mastomys coucha isolate ucsf_1 unplaced genomic scaffold, UCSF_Mcou_1 pScaffold22, whole genome shotgun sequence includes these proteins:
- the Clec3a gene encoding C-type lectin domain family 3 member A produces MAKKGLVICILVASLLLDQTNSYPSRVKARKHSKRRVKEKDGDLKSQVEKLWREVNALKEMQALQTVCLRGTKVHKKCYLASEGLKHYHEANEDCISKGGTLVVPRNSDEISALRDYGKRSLPGVNDFWLGINDMVTEGKFLDVHGFAVSFLNWDRAQPSGGKRENCVLFSQSAQGKWSDEACRSSKRYICEFIIP; encoded by the exons ATGGCAAAGAAAGGACTTGTCATTTGTATCCTGGTGGCCAGCTTACTCCTGGACCAGACCAACAGCTACCCATCCCGAGTGAAAGCCAGGAAGCACAGCAAACGCCGAGTGAAAG AAAAGGATGGTGACCTGAAGTCTCAAGTTGAAAAGCTGTGGCGGGAAGTCAATGCCTTGAAGGAAATGCAAGCCCTGCAAACAG TTTGTCTTCGAGGCACCAAAGTTCATAAGAAATGCTACCTTGCTTCAGAAGGCCTCAAACATTACCATGAAGCCAACGAAGACTGCATTTCCAAGGGAGGGACCCTGGTTGTCCCCAGGAATTCCGATGAAATCAGTGCCCTTCGAGACTATGGTAAGAGGAGTCTGCCAGGTGTCAATGACTTTTGGCTAGGCATAAATGACATGGTCACAGAAGGCAAGTTCCTTGATGTCCACGGATTCGCCGTCTCCTTCCTCAACTGGGACCGTGCCCAGCCAAGTGGTGGCAAGCGGGAAAACTGCGTCCTGTTCTCCCAGTCAGCTCAGGGGAAATGGAGCGACGAGGCCTGTCGCAGTAGCAAGCGGTACATATGTGAGTTTATCATCCCTTAA